Sequence from the Symbiopectobacterium purcellii genome:
CCACCACCGATCAACGGACCGACAATCGGCACCCAGGCGTATTCCCAATCGGAATGACCTTTATTTTTGATGGGCAACAAGGCATGCGCAATTCTTGGCCCTAAATCACGCGCCGGGTTGATGGCATAACCCGTGGGGCCGCCTAACGACAAGCCGATGCTATACACCAGAATCCCCACTGCAAACGGACCAAAACCGGACGCTATCCCGTTATGCGAATTAAAAATCCCCAGTACGCCAAAGACTAAAACAGCCGTACCGATAATTTCTGTGACCAGGTTCCACCTAAAGTCACGCACCGCAGGCCCGGTAGAAAACGTCGCCAGTATTAGTCCGGCATCTTCAGTCACGTCGTAGTGCCGTTTGTAAGTAAGATAGACCAGAATCGAACCGAGAAATGCGCCGATGCATTGAGCAACGACATAGGCCAGCGCCATTGCGCCCGAGATACTGCCGTACAACCACATGCCAAAAGTGACGGCTGGGTTCAGATGCGCTCCGCTCACCCAGCCTGTGATATAGACGGCGATGGCAACTGCAAATCCCCACCCGGCGGTAATGACGATCCAACCGCTATTGCTCCCTTTGGTCCGTGCTAACACCACGTTGGCTACTACACCGTTGCCAAGCAGTATCAGCACCATGGTGCCAATCAATTCTGCAAGAAAAACGTTCATCGCTGTCTCCTTCGTTTTCGGTTGAGGGGTTACCCACATGACGGAACGAACACGATGAGAGTAGGAAGCCGAATTCATGCTGTAAAAAATATTTTTTTTCAATTCAGGAACATCCTTACGCCGCAAAAAGCCCCAAAATGAAACATCAATAACGCCGGACGCCCTGTTTTTTGATACCCGTCAAACTGTGACAAAAGTTGTGCCGCACCTCACACTTCGTAGAAGCGATCAATAAACATATTTAAATTCAACAAATTAAATAAAACCACTCGATTTCTGATAGCACTACGCACGGTTGGCGATGCACATCACAGATTCGACATAATATTTCCAAAATGGAACATAAATGCGTTACCTATTTCCTAAAGTGGCGCGATAAAGGAGCAACCGGTGAAACAGGCTGAATTGAAAACCCTCTGGCACGATTTCATCACGCCGGACCCAATACCGTATCCCGATGCCGCCAGCATGGAACACCTCGCGCTAAAGCCCTATGTCACTGAATCTTGGCTGCGTTGCCGGCGACAACAGCGTCACGACCATTGGTCAACGCCGCTCTACGCCAAAGGCATTACCTTTAAGTCCCTGTGCCGTAACCGTGCCGATATGATCAATATTGCAGCGCCGATACTGGAGGATATCTTTGCCTATCTCACTACTGCGGAATGCGCCTTGCTACTGACCGACGAAACCGGGTGTACGTTGAGTTTCCACGCCTCCCCAGCCATGAGCCAACGGCTGATGACACTGGGCATTGGTGAAGGCATTTACTGGCGTGAAAGCATGATGGGCAATAATGCCGTCACGACGGCACTGCTGTTACACGAGCCGGTCAGCTTGCAAGGCTATGAGCATTTCAATCAGCATTTACATCAATTTGCCTGCTTTGCTACGCCGATTTTCGACAGTGACAGCGCAGTGATGGGTGCGGTTGGGCTGATTCTGCTGAACGACAGCGACACGGTTTCCGCCCTGGCGCTAGTGCATTCTACGGCGCAACAAATCAGCGCAAAATTGCACACGGATATGATTTTGGCTGAATCCAACCAACATTTGAGTGAAGTGCACGCCCTGTTGGATGGCGTAGAAGAAGGTGTTCTCGCCTGGGCTCATAAAGGCACCATCCTCTATCTGAACAAAAATGGCAGCGACCTGCTCAATGTTAAGGGCGAGAAGCTGTTAGGAAAAAACATTCAGGATACGCTGGCCTTACCGCAACGGATTGCCCATGCTGTCGCGGAAAACCGGGATGTTTACCTGTTCGAAACCGCCGTCGAGTTTCAAGGTGCGTTTATCGCACTGGCGATGTCGCTTAAAATAGTGAAAGGCGTTGCCAACACCCCCGACCGTTACATCGCCCTGTTGCACCCTATCGATCATATTCGTGAACTGGTGCATCGCCATGGCGGAGCGTATGCCCGCCTGACATTTGACGATCTTGACTACGTTGGCACCTCCAGCGCTATCCGGCGTGTGGTTCGCCTTGCACAGCAGGCGGCAAAGGGACGCGGTTCAGTCCTGCTGCATGGTGAAGAGGGGCTTGGTAAGGCCTATCTGGCACAGGCGATTCATAACGCCAGCGAGCGTCGGGAGAAGCCCTTTATTACCATCAACTGCCAGGCAATACCGCGCGAGGCCATGGCAAGCGAATTTCTTGGCAACAACGCGCATACCGATAAACCGGTCATTTCCAAATTCGAGTTGGCAAAAGGCGGCACACTGCTGTTAGAGAATGTCGAATACCTGACACAAGAAGTACAAACCGCGCTGTTACAACTGCTGAAAACCGGGTTGCTCAACAAAGCCAACCAGACGTTGGTACCACTGGATGTCAGGCTGATCACCACCACGGATGTGGACATCAATCAGTTTGTTGAGGAAAACCGCTTTCGTCGTCACCTGCTGTATGAGTTGCAATCGTTCGACATTCACGTGCCGGCCCTGCGGGAGCGTAGCGAAGATATCCCTGCATTGATCAAACGCTACCTGAAGATCATGAGCCGCGAGATGGGGGAAAATGTGACGCTTTCTGAAGATGCGCAGCAGCTGCTTATGCGCTATGCCTGGCCAGGAAATAACCGCGAACTGCGCAATGTGCTCGAACGTGCCTATAGCTATAGCAGCGGAAACCGAATTAAAGTCAAAGACATTCCAGCACCATTGAGTGAAAACATTCTCGAGGCCTCTTCCAGAGAAGCGAGCTTCCATCCGCATTCGTTACAAGAGATGGAACGGGATGCGCTCATTCAGGCAGCGATTCACTGCCGAGGCAAAGCCTCACAAATGGCTTCATCGTTAAAAATTGGCCGCACATCCCTGTGGCGTAAACTCAAGCAATTTAATATCCATCTTGCCGATTACAAAGTGGGTTGACCCCTTTCGGGACAAGACCCACCAACGAAGCGTTTAACAATATCGAGTACCGTCAGCGTTGCGTCTATCTGCGCTGACGGGATCGTCACCCCGAAGGTCTCAAGCTGCATCAGTAAATCGACCATCTCGACCGAGTCCAGGCCTAACGTGACGATGACGCTATCATGCAACCCAATGTGCTCAATCGGGATACCGCTCACCTGATGAATCAATGCTTTCACCTGGCGCTCATTATCGCTCCCGCTTTTCACGCCATTATCCTCGTGACACCTGTGAAGACAGGGTGCGCCTCACGCCAGGCGTGGTGGTCAAGACTCGAGAATTGCGTTTTTCGCTGTATTTCTCTACCAACTTCTGAGCATTGCGGCTCAGTTGGTAAAAATCCTGGTGCGATTTCATTTTAAGAAACGCCTCGTTGATATAGACCTGCTGCATATCACTGCGTTCCTCAGTGCCAACTTCCGCGAGGAATGCTCTATCCAGGAAGTGATCCAACGTTTTGGTGTATACCCCCTCCTCGCGCAGGACCAGTTTATTAATGCTCTCCTGTTCCTGTTCATTGTCTTGCACTTCATCACTCAGCCAGCGCTTCAGCAATGCCAGATCCACATTGTTGATACCGGATGAGGAACCGCCTACTGAAGAGGCGGTATCCGAACGGCCCGCTTCTCCGATCGCAGAAGCATCATCATTTGCCGCAGGCCCCTTTTCAGCCACCACGGCGGAGAGATCGGCCCCAGCGGTACGGTACGCCTCCAATGAGGCCAGGGGGCTAATATTCTGTGTGGGCGACAGCGTGCCAATCTGGAAATTATCCAGAGGCGATCGCGCGCGCGACATCGGCGATATATCAGAATTAGCAGAACTCACGGAACTGCTGGTGGAAGCATGCCGCTTTACCTGAACGCGGGGTTCCTGTCGGTGCTGAGCCACTGGCGCGCTGGGCTGCATGCTATCCGTTTCTATAACAAGAGGCTCTGTTACTGTGGTCAGATTTCCATTAGGCAACGTTGAATACGCGGGTAAATCTTGCATACTGATGCCGTTTAGTCGTCTAAGCAGTGGGTAGCGGTTGAAAAAATGCTCTGGAGTCTCGCGCCTTTCCCCCATTGCGGCGATCAACCCCTTCAATAATGTAAAGCGTTGATCTTGATCGAGCTTATCTGAAGCCAAGAGCTTTTCGGTCATAGAACTCCAGGGATCAGGTGGCGTCGTTGGGGTATTCCCCCCGTACGCTGTCGCCTTGCTGCCATAAACGGTAATGTTTCCTGGGGAAGAGGATGACTGTGGTGAGTAATTTCCGTTCACGGTGCCCGTTGAGTCTGACGTTCCCACTGCCTTTTCTGTGGTACTTGGCTTTGCCACGCCAGTGGGCGTCTGACGTCGAAGCGCTAATGGAATCGACGCCACGGCATCAAACATTTTCATATAGCCATAGCGGATAATAGCCCCGCGAATATCCGAGTGATCCTTAATAGCGGATTTTGCCTCTTTGGTGACGCCCATCATCTCGTCATCAAGCACGTTGAGGTACATGCGAATATTGCTATCGAAAATCTGTTCGATATTCGAGCGCGCCCAGTCATGATCGGTAATTTTATGGTATTCACACCACGCATTGATCGATTGATTGAGCATATGCGCAGTGAGGTCTGTAACGATATCCTTACTGTAGGTTTCAAGCAGCGGCGCGGCTTCAACCCAAAATTGTTTATCATCGTTGGTAACGTTTTGTAAATGTTTATTCAGGCTAATGTCAGTGTTGAACTCCTTATCCTCGTTTGTTATTTCAGAACAAAAA
This genomic interval carries:
- a CDS encoding MIP/aquaporin family protein, with protein sequence MNVFLAELIGTMVLILLGNGVVANVVLARTKGSNSGWIVITAGWGFAVAIAVYITGWVSGAHLNPAVTFGMWLYGSISGAMALAYVVAQCIGAFLGSILVYLTYKRHYDVTEDAGLILATFSTGPAVRDFRWNLVTEIIGTAVLVFGVLGIFNSHNGIASGFGPFAVGILVYSIGLSLGGPTGYAINPARDLGPRIAHALLPIKNKGHSDWEYAWVPIVGPLIGGGIGALCYKFLPVFA
- the dhaR gene encoding dihydroxyacetone kinase operon transcriptional regulator DhaR, whose product is MKQAELKTLWHDFITPDPIPYPDAASMEHLALKPYVTESWLRCRRQQRHDHWSTPLYAKGITFKSLCRNRADMINIAAPILEDIFAYLTTAECALLLTDETGCTLSFHASPAMSQRLMTLGIGEGIYWRESMMGNNAVTTALLLHEPVSLQGYEHFNQHLHQFACFATPIFDSDSAVMGAVGLILLNDSDTVSALALVHSTAQQISAKLHTDMILAESNQHLSEVHALLDGVEEGVLAWAHKGTILYLNKNGSDLLNVKGEKLLGKNIQDTLALPQRIAHAVAENRDVYLFETAVEFQGAFIALAMSLKIVKGVANTPDRYIALLHPIDHIRELVHRHGGAYARLTFDDLDYVGTSSAIRRVVRLAQQAAKGRGSVLLHGEEGLGKAYLAQAIHNASERREKPFITINCQAIPREAMASEFLGNNAHTDKPVISKFELAKGGTLLLENVEYLTQEVQTALLQLLKTGLLNKANQTLVPLDVRLITTTDVDINQFVEENRFRRHLLYELQSFDIHVPALRERSEDIPALIKRYLKIMSREMGENVTLSEDAQQLLMRYAWPGNNRELRNVLERAYSYSSGNRIKVKDIPAPLSENILEASSREASFHPHSLQEMERDALIQAAIHCRGKASQMASSLKIGRTSLWRKLKQFNIHLADYKVG
- a CDS encoding acyl carrier protein, giving the protein MKSGSDNERQVKALIHQVSGIPIEHIGLHDSVIVTLGLDSVEMVDLLMQLETFGVTIPSAQIDATLTVLDIVKRFVGGSCPERGQPTL